The Ananas comosus cultivar F153 unplaced genomic scaffold, ASM154086v1, whole genome shotgun sequence genome contains a region encoding:
- the LOC109704440 gene encoding uncharacterized protein LOC109704440: MTAIPPTASGSSAPIPELLEAEQNRSLAMLTAFKRFNPSTFKGDVKDPWLMEAWLSAMEALFEDIYTLEKDKVRLAAHCLEGSARAWWTRVKNGRSLDPASMTWEAFRELLLMEYFSESDKRKIKEDFCKLRQGNRTVWEYEREFSHMVNCVPGLVHGDRDRAVVFECGLRLKIFKIFHALRLKTFEDVLDRALWVEHGNTIAREKREAYERDKDKEKSKKRPAGGSAGQSSSKLHPR; encoded by the coding sequence atgacggctattcctccgacggctTCAGGTTCTTCGGCTCCTATCCCGGAgttacttgaggccgagcagaaTCGGTCATTGGCGATGTTGACGGCTTTTAAGCGGTTCAACCCTTCGACGTTCAAGGGTGATGTGAAGGACCCTTGGTTAATGGAGGCATGGCTTTCAGCGATGGAGGcattgttcgaggatatctacaccctcgagaaggataaagtacGCTTGGCGGCTCACTGTTTAGAGGGTTCGGCTCGGGCGTGGTGGACACGAGTAAAGAACGGACGATCTTTGGATCCTGCTTCCATGACTTGGGAGGCATTTCGGGAGTTGTTGCTTATGGAGTACTTCTCAGAAAGCGACAagcggaagatcaaggaggactttTGCAAGTTAAGGCAAGGAAACCGAACGGTGTGGGAGTACGAAAGGGAGTTCTCGCACATGGTTAATTGCGTTCCGGGCTTGGTTCATGGAGACCGGGACCGAGCGGTGGTCTTCGAGTGCGGATTGCGGCTGAAAATATTCAAGATTTTTCATGCGCTCCGGCTGAAGACCTTTGAGGACGTGTTGGATCGCGCGCTATGGGTAGAGCACGGCAACACCATTGCGCGCGAGAAACGCGAGGCGTATGAAAGAGACAAAGacaaggagaagtccaagaagcgaccggctggtggtTCCGCGGGGCAATCGAGTTCTAAGCTACACCCTCGGTAA